The Cucumis melo cultivar AY chromosome 9, USDA_Cmelo_AY_1.0, whole genome shotgun sequence genome includes the window atttttagataaattattaaaaatataataattaacaaaatatttacatttcataaagaataagtataataaattttgtttttagtagttttattttataaaatgtaaatagtttgtcaagtttttttattttaaaaaaaaacacttgtttcttccttttctttattattatatttccacttcttatatatatatatatatatttttattttctaactaagtttatttctatttaaaaatttaaaattaaagttagGGTTAATTCTGTTCTAAAAAAGGttttagatttgatttttttaaccTAATCTTTTTTCAATccacactttttttttcaatttcaatttggaACTAGGATAGTactttattattaaatttaattattttccttatcaattattttttaacatttaaacTTTGAATATGATTGTTTAGAAGGTAAGTTATACATTTGATCCTTGGAGTTTGAAATTGATGTCCATTTGATCTTCAAGGACACCTACTTTTCGCTGTTTGAAGTTTTGAGTTGATGTTAACAACAAAATCTTGGCTCAATTAGCATTCGAACCTAAactctaaaccctaaaccctaaaccctaaataaaGGTTTTGAATTGAtgtcaattcttttttttttttttttaatttttgtttttatatgttTGTTATCTTCTAGATTTTGTTATGGTTAATCGACTTATAAAAAATGATGTTCTACGATTTAATAATTGAGATCATTTAGAACTATTTTCTAAACCTTAATGCACTTTTATAATATCATAGTCAAATAGACATCGATACTAAACTCTTTACATTTTAAAGcgtaaagttaaaaaaaattaaaaaaataattgaatttaagaaacaaaatattattaatttttgcTTAAATCAATGTAGAATGCAGTGAAAGCAAatacaaatttaataaaaaattagaatGAGAATGTTAAATATAGACCTACTCAGATAAGAACAAAAACTCTTTCAAAACCAAcccttttttttctaaatttttcttaaaaagcaCCCCTCCCTTAGCTTCCAATTAAACCCCAAGTTTTGATATAATTTATGTAATAAATTTTACTAGTTTTTCTTCTAATGGACAATTCCAAAGCAACCAAATGTCACCTTTGAATCCCTTCTTCCACATACGTCCTCGTATATATTTGACACACGAAAAAATCATTCAATAGGTGTTCTTCCGCACACGTCTAGAGTACGAGTCCTTCTTCTATATCTCTAATTGTACCAAAGAAGAcaattttttagtaattttattagtttttatgATGACTTGCATAAACCACATATATTCTCTTTGTGGTATATTAAACATGAAAACAAGTTAGGTAGAATAATACCTTTAGATTTTTTATCGTTCATGAAAAGTGATGGGAATGTCTTTGGCTTCTAGTCCATAGCGAAAAGCTTTTAAGACAACTTATCCCACATAGGAAGATTTTTATTTGCTAAAAGGACTGTTTATTGTGGTTGTAAGAAAATGTTTCCCATGCTACACTCATACATGTAAAAGGATTAAGTTCTCTTCAACTTTTTACCAAATCTTTTCTTTAACTTTACGTTCTTAGgggtgttttttctttttctttttcgtttttttttccatcaaatTATTGGTTGATGATATTGCATTAACTTCATTAAGAGCAATCGACGTGAGACAATTAACATCAAAGTCGTGtctatataaatattattttcgAAAAATGGGATAAGTGACATACGTACTTACACTGCATGATGGAAGACTCACACATATGCTCTCTTCATGTATTACTTCAATCGttttatgaaataaaaaagaaaattagtaaacaataaataaaataataattgggAAATTTTGAATTCGGacttaaagaagaaaatattgTAATGGCTTTGACCAATATTGTTGTTTTagaataaataaacaaatagtAATATTAGAAGTTGGTCGTGACACGACATTCATCTGTATTTAAGTTATTATTAACCATCTTTTTaggaaaattgtaaaaatagaaaattcaactaaatatttatactttaagaaaaaaatcaaatataatgaattttgttataaagtgtaaataatttCTCAAGTAAACACTCGATCTAATATTTTTAACCTAATTATTCATATTctatctttttttcttatatgGTAAATTCTGCCTTTATTGGTTATCATAATTTAACCTATAagttatattattttaattatgcAATCGATCATTTTACTTTTAGTTCTTTTAGgaaacttttatttattatttatgtaATAGAAAATAAATCAACACTAAAGCATTGAGGTGTCCATTTTTATAGTAAAGAATCAATCCTTACTAAGgaatagatatatatagatgacAACAAAAAAGGCTTTCTCTTCATTATTTAAGTTAAAAATACTTAAAAAGTCATCAACCTTCTTCCTATCCTTAATTTCcactttttaaattattaatcgAATTATTTCTAAGACCATAAAATTGTTGAATTAAATTTTATTCATAATATGTCCGACTTATTTTATATATCacttaatatttattatatagaCCCGActtgtttttttatataatattatgTTTAGTAATGAAACGtgaaatttttatatattttgtaaatattttagtttatcttactatatttaaatatattttattaatttcataaaaaatatttcataactattttattttggatttgtgtttctaaaatgaattaattttatgtttcttttcAAAGTTTAGTCAATTAGTagacataaaattgaaaaattcagaaatcataattaaaaaggaaattgtcatagcaaaaaataataataaataaataaattctcatttttaattttatgcttttaaaattgaagaggattttttttctattatttaattATGAGTTGTCATATTTCCTAAAGAAACTTGAAAAAGGAAAACTACTTTGAATAGGTACTATAATAAATTAATACTCTTAaaactttaattaaattattaatcaTATCGATTTAAACTCtaggttttttttccttttccttttttttaaataaaatatatgaattttATCTCCTCAAATTTTtgtctaaaattaaaattttgagtgAATCtgaataaaaattaatattttatagaAATTAATAAATAGATAGATGTTGGTGGGgaaaattgttatatttatttaaatgaaGTTATAAGATAATGCTTAGTCAACAACAATGCTTTAAGCTTATCTACAAAGTGGATAACTTCCTCTACCTCCAACTTGCCTTCTTCTACCTTTTCAACCACACAATCTTTGACCCCTTTTTAATCAGTTTACTTCCATCCTAAATTTCATTTCCAAATATATTAACTTTTTTAGCTATATCCATATTTTTATTATCGATTATAGTGTAATGATAAACATGTTAACTTGTTTTAAAAGTTagaaaatgtttattttttatttattgatgacAAAATTTATCGAcatttttcataaaattaaGATGTCGATTGTTTTGTTGCCGTTGATACTCTCCTTTATCGTGATcgttttaaattttgtaaaaatggGTTTGATGAacaatttgaaaacaaaaaaaaaattgagtttaTTACTTGCAATAGTAATTTTCTTTTAAGGAACTTCAAACACTATATGTATTAATGCAATTGTTAtcttttaatataattttacaTTTTGAAATCTCAAAGTCAAAATCAACTACacttaattaaacataaaatctATGTCTTAACAATTTTCAAAAGTAATATTAAAACATAAtatttagattttttaaaaaaattgtattattctctctctctctctgcttaaatgtatatataaatagtAGAAATAATACTTATAAGctaattttcaaaaatgaaatggataatatatttaatcttttatttttttgaacaaaaccaaaataaaactgaaaatttcaaagtagtgcttttaaaattcaaatttttaactgaaaaaactaataaattaattatgaaaCTGAGTATATGAATgggtaaagaaaagaaaagaaaaaacataatttTTGGTGGTCAAAgtaagttttaatttttaatgaaTTTAGGTGAAGATACCGAATCCAAagtttaaattctattttgcttctttgtttttcaaataatgaatcttaaattaatgttttgaattaatatataaattattttcaaCACTCAATTTTTTTCCCCTATGATATCATCAAACAATCTAGCTACCACTAAACTTTATTAAGTTGAATCAATATTGAACAATGTTTCGATTGACTCTAAAAATGCTTCGTTATCTAAAAATAACATGCCTTATTGTGAGTTTGCTAGAATTCAATTTAGTCATTTTTGGACGCTAATAACGCATTTTCTCTCATCTATATATGTTAGTGTAGATCAAATGTATTTTATATACTAACAAACAGTATATTTATAAGAATGTTGTTTCATATCGGTTATAAAAATTAGTTATTTAGgtcataaaaatatatttactttGACCAACGTTGAAAGAATAAGTATATATGTATAGTATCATACGTAACATTAGTCAAAGGTTGAAAGAATAAGTAGACATGGATAGTATCATAAGTAACATTGGTTAAAAAAcacatttttcaatttttattctCTTGAAAGTGTATCGTTTATAACCTTAAATTCTTAAAGTTCTAAGTTTGTTTCATTTGTATACTTTAAATGAATCTTAGATTTAGTTTTTATGttaatttgtcaattttttatataaaaaagaatatatttttttatttataaatttttgaaTATTTCATTAGATAAAAATTGTAATTTGTGGTCAAACCAATAAGAACATAGCTCGATTGACGAACAAAAAAAACAGATCTTATATCGATAATTGATATGATCGAGGTTTGATCCGACGTTGAGTAAATTATATATGAGGATAAAAAGTTGTATTTTAACCTAAAGAAAGAAACCAAACTCCAAATTGAATTCTAAAATCAATCAAATTGGAAAAAAGAACCTCCAAAAAGCATCTGAAAAAGACTTGAATCCAAACAGCTCCTCTCTTGTTAGTTTATTATCGTCTCtcaattttcttttacaattttttagaAGAAGACAGAGAAGTTTCCAAGAAAAAGTAAACAATTTGGCAATTGGGCAGAACCCATTGGACACAAAttcaaaccaaaccaaaccccCTCTGTTgttctttctcttcttcaagCAAAAAATTTCCATTTACCCATGTTCTTCTTCATTCGTACTCTTTGAAACAAAAAGTTTCCCACATCAATCCTAGTCATCACCTTCTTCCTCGCCTCaaatccctctctctctcctACTTTGCATTCTGTCACCACCACTTCACCTCCCCCGCATTTTCTTCCCCCATAAATATGCCTGTCCTTCACCCCCATCTTCCTCCCATTCGTTTTTCATCATTAACCCTTTTCCATTTCTTACTCATCATGCCATTACTCCGTCCCGCCGCCGCCTCGTTGCCGGAAGTTTTTTCCCCACGACTCGCCGATAAGGGCCCTGTTATACCGGTACCCAATCTCGTTAAGTTTCTTGAGCGTCTTCAGGTTGTGGCTCTGAACTCGTTTGGGAAATTGGATTTTGATCTTAAATATTATGTTGATTTGTCTCTGAAATTCGATTTGAATTCTACCCAAATCGCTTTTGATGCCCTTGAACGATCCTCCAATGGCTCTGTTTCCGTTGAGAATTTGAGGACATTCATTTCGAACTATTTCCATAGTGCCGGTACCGACTTGGTTTACTCTAATCCGGTCGATTTTAACCCTCAGCCTGATGGGTTTTTGCCTAAAGTTGAGAATGTGGAGGTTAGAACTTGGGCTTTAGATATTCATAATTTTTGGAAGAATCTTAGCCGTAGAGTCTCTGATGATCTCATTCATCATCCTGATACCCACACTTTGCTGCCGTTGCCGGAGCCTGTTGTCGTTCCGGGATCCAGATTCCGGGAAATATACTATTGGGATTCTTATTGGATTATCAGGTACCCTGACAAGACTTGATGACTCATTGTTTTTCCAAGAAAGCTGTTCTTATCTCTGTCTAACCTTTTTTTCTTTGGCCATTTCAcccctttttttattttgtgaagaAACGGTTTTTAGCTTgaattgtttttattaaaaaaaaaagggggaagCCTGACTGTAGAATGAAAAtgataatatatttaattttcttgaGATATGACAAACTAAGTGGGGTTGTTCCCTGATTTGTTATTCTTGGCACTGTTCTGATtaatagtgtttttttttttctttttatatttctatgCAGAGGTTTGTTAGCTAGTAAAATGTATGATACTGCTAAGGGAATTGTTATTAATCTCATTTCGATGATCGATGAATTTGGCCATGTTCTTAATGGTGCCAGATCTTATTACACTAACAGAAGGTAAACAAatcatcttttggactgttttgcaATTAACTTGATTATGAATACAGTTTGAACTGTTAATCAAACTTTGTATTGCATTTTGCAGTCAGCCTCCCCTTTTGAGTTCCATGGTTTATGACATATACCTTAGGACTGGGGATTTAGAGTTTGTGAGAAATTCACTCCCAGCTTTAATCAAAGAGCACAAGTTTTGGAATTCAGGTACAGCCAGACACCGATGTTGCTTACTCGATCGAAAGATTTAGTCTTCGTAAGATTGTAATGTAGTTTTCTTCTGTTGGTTTTAGGATTCCATTCAGTTACTGTccaaaatggaaatggaaatcaCTCTTTGTCTAGGTACTATGCAATGTGGAACGAACCGAGGCCGGAATCTTCGCTGGTGGTGCGTTTTCTTCTTTGATCCCATTTACCTGCCTGTGAAATAATAGTATGCAACGTTGTGTTTGATTCTATGATTTACTATTGACAGGATGAGAAACTTGCCTCGAAGTTTGCGAATAACTATGAAAAAAAGCATCTATACCGTGAAATCGCATCAGCAGCCGAATCCGGTTGGGATTTCAGTTCAAGATGGATGAGGTACAACATTTTGCGATCTCAGATCTTAAATATATTTGCTGAGCTAAGAGCCTGATTCGTTTTTAAAGTATTACAACAATGAAGTTTTTAATGCTTTTGAGTTTGCTTCTTAAAGGGATTCGACAGACTTATCAACTTTGGCTACAACTTCAATCTTGCCAGTTGATCTCAATGTATTCATACTCAAGGTATGGCTTGGATGAGTTCTTCGAAAATCTCGATGTTTCTTTTTATTGCCATTATTACAACTGATGTGTATGCTCTGATTCAGATGGAACTTGACATTTCCAATTTGGCAAGAGCCGTTGGAGATTACTGCACGGCAGAACACTTTTTTGAGGCCTCTCTAGTTAGAAAGAAGACAATCAACTCTATTTTTTGGAATTCAGAGAAGGGACAATGGCTTGATTACTGGCTTGATAACGGCTCATACAAGGTAAAATACTCTACACAGTTCTGAAAATTTCTCACCTTTTGAATGTTTTCTTTTAGCAGTTAAGTTGATCGAAACTTTTGATGCTTTCAGGGTGCTCATTCATGGAATGCTCGAAACCAGAACCAGAACATATACGCTTCAAACTTCATTCCCTTGTGGATCGAATCATTTTACTCCGGTTTGTAACTAATTCCCTCTTGATCATTAGCATTTTTTATGCCTAATTTCTTTGAAAGTTTAGATTAGGAATGGTAAGATTAATTTAAATCGTCTGTTTTATTTTATATGCAGATAGCAGACAAATGaagaaagttttgaaaagtTTACGGAACTCAGGCTTGTTGTGCAATGCTGGGATTGCAACTTCAGTGATTAATTCGGGGGAACAGTGGTTAGTAGTACTGGCActtgtctttttctttcttctgaaTCTCTTTGTTTGATGTTCATACTGAAACCTTCTGTAAAACAAAAGGGATTTCCCAAACGGTTGGGCGCCAATCCAACACATGATCGTCGAGGGACTGGCAAGATCCGAATTGCCAGAAGCAAAGGCATTGGCCGCGGACATCGCCGCCAGATGGCTTCGAACTAACTATGTAGCTTACAAGCACACGGGATTTATGCATGAGAAGTATGATGTCCAAAAGTGTGGAGACTTTGGTGGAGGAGGTGAATACGTCCCTCAGGTATGTGAATCAACTAACTTTTCTTGTTTTTGCCTCGTTTAATAAACATTTggcttttgaaaattaatttttgaaacaCTACTTTCACGATTATGAAAAGAGAAgacaaacaaaaaacaaaattattttcaaatgaaACTTCAACTCAACGAAAGTTTTTGTTTATTGATTACTTAATCTGTTTCTGCTTGGTGTTTGTATTTGAATGTAGACTGGCTTTGGATGGTCAAATGGAGTTGTTTTGGCATTTCTTGAAGAGTTTGGATGGCCAAAAGATCAAAAGATAGACTGCTATTTACCTTCTTAAACACGACAAGATTCACCATTCTTCTCTTGGGATTAGAGGATATAATATTCTTTAGGTTCTTCACTCTTAGTTCATCTTAAAAGGGATGACTGTAAATTCTACAAATcatattttgtttcttaaaattagttttaaaccTCTATGGTTTGCGCATATCGTCATATCATTCTGTTAGTCTCAAGGGTCTTCATTAACAGATGATGCAAATCATAAGAGTGTTTAGAGTTAGTTTTCAACGATGAATATTGTTTGTATGATTTGTAATTGTCCCTACAAATTAAAGAGAAGAGTCCCTTAATTGGAGGGTGTTACTTCTGTATATATTAGGTTTTAGGAACTAGAAAATATTAGATCGCAATAAATGTAAAAGCCTTTTCTCTAAATATTTGCCTTATCAATCAATATGAGTATGATTTAACAACcatctttcttttaattttctgaCTAATAAAACTTCAGTTGTGCATAATACATTtgtgaatttaaaaaattaaataatttaagatattgaatttataattttaaatttttatgaaTCAACCAAACTCATATTAAATTATAACTGATAATGAACAAATGCTATAAATGAAAACTATTGATTAGAAATAACCAAAAACACTAATTAACAATAAACTCTAATTTTGTGGTGCTCATACTCATGTTAATAATTACCATCAATAATCAATATCTAGCTATAATGATAATGTAAAAACAAACTTACTTTCATCCATTTACTAACGTCCCGTTGCCATACCATTGCCGGAAGTTCTCTCCCCACGGGCGCCCCCATAAGTTTTCTGTGGTTCCGTCCACCAATCTCGTCCAAGTTTTTTCAGCGGCTTCAGGTCGTGGCTCTAAATTCGTTTAGGAAATTGGATTTCGATCTTAAACACAACGTCGATTTGATGCCCTTCAACGATCCTCCCCTTCCAATGGCTTTGTTCCCCGTTGAGAATCAGAAGGCCTTCTTTTACCAATACTTTTTGGATTACTCTGGATCGGTTCATTTTGTCCCCCAAAGTTGAGAATGCGGAGGTCAGATATTGGGCTTTGGATATTAATACCAATTATTTTTGGAGCCCAAAACAAAAGGCCCAATTAACTACTTCATTAGTTTCTAGGTGCGTGGTTGCCAAACATAGATACTTATGTCACCATAACTCGTTGACTGTGTTGACTTCTTCGTGTCACAATTAACTATTTTACCCCGACTATATCACATCAACTAACAACTACCATTCTTATTAGAAAAGGTTATTGTTTATCGCTTTTCGTCGCTTGATTTCTAGTTTGATGCACGGTATTTCAACACAAGGTTGAAACTATGATGTGTAGCTAGCAATTATTCGTTTCTATAAAGGTATGGTTTTAAAGTTTATAATAAAAGATATATGGGTTTTGTCTATCACAATATCATGTCTAGTACATAGTCAAACCACTTTGTCATTGCTATATTAATTAGGTATAGATATTGCTATCTCTCCATACACACGTACAACTACAATCAAAATAGATATGTCCATATATGATGAACTtcatttatattatatgaaaGGAATGGTTTAACACACCCTTCTATATCAAATACATCATACTTTATTGTATTTTCATAAATGGattgtttccatttttttttttcaatttggaTTTGTATAGAAAAATTGATAATTTGAAGTATAATTGCATTTATGAAGAGAATAATtattggagaaaaaaaaatggcagAATAATCGAATTTATGTTATGGTGTTTATTAAACTTTCTTGGTAGAATTAGTATAGAAAAAAGCAAatcttttttcattttagattttgaaaaattaacCTTATATAAACCCTCCTTTTTTACTTCATAAGCtactaatatttaaaaaaaaatatttttgttaggtacaaaaattgaaatatttatcaaacagccccaacaatttatttttttgctCCTTAAAAATGCAAAATAGAATTAATCTAAACTAATATAACATAGGATCTATTATGAGTATTGGACCAATTCACTTACTAATAAAATTTGTCATATggtattatattaaattttctttCACCCGTCAACTTAACTTATCTATCaattatttgtttaaaataGTATTGGGTCCAAGAAATTTTAGGTGTTAATTAAAACTCATACTATCTTATTTTCTTTCCGATTAATATCTAGTATGAACGTTTGAAATTTGATAGCTCATCTACATACCGTaaaaagatattatattaaacaaAAGTCAATGAGTCTTCCTCTCTTAATTTTGTATTTCACAAACCTAATCCATGAATAATCAGACAcatctataatatatatatatatatatatatataaaagagatATTAGGAATCAATTGGTAGATTCCAAAGGCGATAGAAATGCAACTCAAGTGGGACAATTTCCATAAACAAAACACATCTATTAACCctttcaataattaattataatttcttTTGTTTGTATTCACATCTAATTCTTCCATTTCCAATCAAATTATTAAACCGTTTTTGCAGAACAAATTGACATttcataacattattattttaaaaatcaaataattaattaaaaagaaaaaccaaaaacttttgttatatcaattaattaattgaagaagaTGCATGGTATTTTGTTATTCAATAATTTAGAGCAAAAAgggattgaaaaaaaattaggtcccaaaaaccctaatttcaagGGTGAGGGACCCTTCAAAGATTCGTAGTCCCCCCCTCCACATAAAATGTGTACTTAGTGGCAATTATTGAAGGTTTATTTGTTATATAACCTATGCTTTTGTGATATTATTATATGAAAACTTAGTGGGTTCGTTTTATTAACCATGTTTAGGTTAAGAACCTTGGGGGAAAAAAAAGATAAGTGGAAGTAAATTACCAAATGAGAAATTGAATTTAGTAAAATGGTTGAAAACATTAATTATAATcatttaattttcaatattaatattttcccaagttttaaacataaaataaaattttaatttttactttaataaaagtaaaaattataataaaaaaataaagaagaaataaGCATACAtttaaaaaagcaaaaaaaaaaaaacaagagaaaACTAGAAGAAATTGTGTCATAATAGAACTTAAATTGTGATCATGTTTAATAGTTTTGATTCTTAAACTATTATAATTAGGGTATTTTAGGTTTAGACTCACACATCTTCGAAAATTAGTTTTAACctttcaaattttagaaaactTTAAGAATATGAATGTGGAGTGTTTGGTTAATGGAGTTAGCGAATTTGATCCATCTACAAAGTTTGTGGTCAGACATCATGACTAGTAAATATCAATTTTACGTTTCATTAATCTTTACACTACAATTctattatttcttatttcaaggaccactcttaatttattttgaaacttaACCTTGCGTCTAAGCTAGTTCGTGAAACTTTTACTAATCATCTCTTGTTTTGTTTACGTTGGAATaacatacaaaagaaaaaaaaataatgggCAAGACGAAAATGGTTTTCTAATGTAATAAAGAGACCAAAACATAATATACGAATGTTAGCCAACCAAAAACTATATTCTCTTAGATGAAATTAAATTGGAGTAAAATACATGCAAATTCATGTAATACTCtagtgaaagataattaattacgtGAATAAATCATTACCACATCCAAATAAAAGGGTTCATCAAAATATATGAAAGCATGGTTTAAAAAATCTAAACAAAATTTAGTTATTAGATAtgataacaaaataaaaatagtcTTGAAGACAAGTAAGAATAACTAGATTATCATAGAGACCGATGAAGAACAATAAATATTGAGACCATCGTCATATACCAAA containing:
- the LOC103482823 gene encoding probable trehalase, which translates into the protein MPVLHPHLPPIRFSSLTLFHFLLIMPLLRPAAASLPEVFSPRLADKGPVIPVPNLVKFLERLQVVALNSFGKLDFDLKYYVDLSLKFDLNSTQIAFDALERSSNGSVSVENLRTFISNYFHSAGTDLVYSNPVDFNPQPDGFLPKVENVEVRTWALDIHNFWKNLSRRVSDDLIHHPDTHTLLPLPEPVVVPGSRFREIYYWDSYWIIRGLLASKMYDTAKGIVINLISMIDEFGHVLNGARSYYTNRSQPPLLSSMVYDIYLRTGDLEFVRNSLPALIKEHKFWNSGFHSVTVQNGNGNHSLSRYYAMWNEPRPESSLVDEKLASKFANNYEKKHLYREIASAAESGWDFSSRWMRDSTDLSTLATTSILPVDLNVFILKMELDISNLARAVGDYCTAEHFFEASLVRKKTINSIFWNSEKGQWLDYWLDNGSYKGAHSWNARNQNQNIYASNFIPLWIESFYSDSRQMKKVLKSLRNSGLLCNAGIATSVINSGEQWDFPNGWAPIQHMIVEGLARSELPEAKALAADIAARWLRTNYVAYKHTGFMHEKYDVQKCGDFGGGGEYVPQTGFGWSNGVVLAFLEEFGWPKDQKIDCYLPS